Proteins encoded by one window of Cloeon dipterum chromosome 2, ieCloDipt1.1, whole genome shotgun sequence:
- the LOC135935804 gene encoding uncharacterized protein LOC135935804 has product MSEEVPMETDQEEVEGPQSISEEIPSDNLDDVETFSKMSKELEVSCNVLMSRKNFLLSKIIALSADASERRPVKDADDLLRSACVPVLGNEYVKSLVLGQAINKLNHYQTSSDLYGQLESAIFENMVESLIQLEKLSQKVSEASKKLHAKRVKKEELTKKFRQLSNAFQERLIEDSDTRKKESDKPTLEDFKKEYKKKFSRISMFQTIITLLISRSNINYLKHPEFITLLKKCHKSFDIEILLEKLRGGEFQEE; this is encoded by the exons ATGAGCGAAGAAGTCCCGATGGAAACTGACCAAGAAGAAGTTGAAGGACCACA ATCCATTTCAGAAGAAATTCCGAGTGACAACCTTGATGATGTCGAAACCTTCTCTAAGATGTCCAAAGAATTGGAGGTTTCGTGCAATGTTTTAATGTCAaggaaaaattttcttctctcaAAGATCATCGCCCTCAGCGCAGACG cTTCTGAAAGGCGGCCAGTGAAAGACGCTGATGATTTGCTTCGGTCAGCTTGTGTGCCTGTCCTAGGCAACGAATATGTGAAATCTCTGGTGTTAGGCCAGGCCATCAACAAACTAAACCACTATCAAACTTCTTCAGACCTGTATGGACAGCTAGAAAGTGCCATTTTTGA aaacaTGGTGGAGTCTTTGATACAGTTGGAAAAATTGTCCCAGAAAGTCAGCGAGGCCTCAAAGAAACTACACGCCAAGCGTGTAAAGAAAGAGGAGCTGACCAAGAAATTTAGGCAGTTGTCCAATGCCTTTCAGGAGAGACTGATTGAAGACTCAGATACCAGGAAGAAGGAAAGTGATAAGCCCACTCTTGAAGA CTTTAAGAAGGAGTACAAGAAGAAATTCAGCAGGATTTCAATGTTCCAAACCATCATCACTCTCCTTATCAGTCGCTCTAATATCAACTACCTGAAGCATCCTGAATTCATCACCTTGCTGAAAAAGTGCCACAAATCTTTTGATATTGAAATCTTGTTAGAAAAACTGAGAGGAGGAGAATTTCAAGAGGAATAG
- the p24-1 gene encoding transmembrane emp24 domain-containing protein 7, giving the protein MRWGARVSGAAFGAALLLGLLAALTEAVELTFELPDNAKECFFQEITKNTTCTLEFQVVTGGHYDVDVILEAPNKEVLYRKVKTQFDSHTFTATMDGVYSACFSNEFSTFSHKLVYMDFSVGDEPALPGIGEHTTVITQMESSAQEIHKSLNSVADYQTHHRLREAQGRKRAEDLNSRVLTWSICETVAVVFCAIGQVLVLRNFFTERRPYTQFN; this is encoded by the exons ATGCGGTGGGGCGCACGTGTTTCGGGGGCAGCGTTTGGGGCGGCCCTGCTCCTCGGGCTGCTGGCGGCGTTGACGGAGGCGGTCGAGCTCACTTTCGAACTGCCGGACAATGCCAAGGAGTGCTTTTTCCAGGAAATCACCAAGAACACCACCTGCACACTCGAGTTTCAG GTTGTAACCGGCGGCCACTACGACGTGGACGTCATTCTGGAGGCGCCGAACAAAGAGGTTTTATACCGAAAGGTAAAAACCCAGTTCGACAGCCACACTTTTACCGCCACCATGGACGGCGTCTACTCGGCTTGCTTCAGCAACGAGTTTTCAACCTTCAGCCACAAACTCGTCTACATGGACTTCTCAGTAGGAGACGAGCCTGCCCTGCCGGGCATTGGAGAACACACAACAGTCATTACACAG atGGAGTCTTCTGCACAAGAGATCCATAAAAGTCTGAACAGCGTGGCTGACTACCAGACGCACCACAGGCTGCGGGAGGCGCAGGGCAGGAAGCGCGCCGAAGACTTGAACTCACGAGTGCTGACTTGGTCGATTTGTGAGACAGTCGCTGTGGTGTTTTGCGCCATCGGCCAGGTGCTCGTCCTGCGCAACTTCTTCACCGAGCGCCGTCCCTACACCCAGTTCAATTGA